A stretch of Bordetella genomosp. 13 DNA encodes these proteins:
- the pyrC gene encoding dihydroorotase, translated as MSLTSMSVSEAVPTLTLVRPDDWHLHLRDGAALEAVVADTARQFARAIVMPNLRPPVTTTAQALEYRARIDGALRKAGIAADAFTPLMTLYLTDNTTAEEIVRAHESGQVYAVKLYPAGATTNSDAGVTDLLGKCDKALQALERCGMPLLVHGEVTDPSIDVFDREAVFIERVMQPLRRAFPGLKVVFEHITTREGAHYVRDAEGPIAATITPQHLLYNRNAIFLGGVRPHWYCLPILKRETHREALVEVATSGSPRFFLGTDSAPHARHLKEHACGCAGCYNALHAMELYATAFDAVGRIDRLEGFASFHGPDFYGLPRNTGTLTLERGEYQVPQELPFGESTLVPLAAGETLPWRVAGIGG; from the coding sequence CTGAGCCTTACCTCCATGTCCGTTTCCGAAGCTGTACCTACCCTGACGCTGGTGCGTCCCGACGATTGGCACCTGCACCTGCGCGACGGCGCGGCGCTCGAGGCCGTGGTGGCCGACACGGCGCGGCAGTTCGCGCGCGCGATCGTCATGCCGAACCTCAGGCCGCCTGTCACCACCACGGCGCAGGCGCTCGAGTACCGCGCGCGCATCGACGGGGCGCTGCGCAAGGCTGGCATCGCGGCCGACGCCTTCACGCCCCTGATGACGCTGTACCTGACCGACAACACGACCGCCGAAGAAATCGTGCGCGCGCACGAGTCGGGCCAGGTGTATGCCGTGAAGCTGTATCCGGCCGGCGCCACCACCAACTCTGACGCGGGCGTGACGGATCTGCTGGGCAAGTGCGACAAGGCCCTCCAGGCGCTGGAGCGCTGCGGCATGCCTTTGCTGGTGCATGGCGAAGTCACCGATCCCTCCATCGACGTGTTCGATCGCGAAGCGGTGTTCATCGAGCGTGTCATGCAGCCGCTGCGGCGCGCGTTTCCGGGGCTGAAGGTGGTGTTCGAGCACATCACCACCCGCGAGGGCGCGCACTACGTGCGCGACGCGGAAGGCCCCATCGCCGCCACCATCACGCCGCAGCACCTGCTGTACAACCGCAACGCCATCTTCCTGGGCGGCGTGCGGCCGCACTGGTACTGCCTGCCCATCCTCAAGCGCGAGACGCACCGCGAGGCCCTGGTCGAAGTGGCCACCAGCGGCAGCCCGCGTTTCTTCCTGGGCACCGACAGCGCGCCCCACGCGCGCCACCTCAAGGAACATGCCTGCGGCTGTGCCGGCTGCTACAACGCCCTGCATGCCATGGAGCTGTACGCCACGGCGTTCGACGCCGTGGGCCGCATCGACAGGCTGGAGGGGTTCGCCAGTTTCCATGGGCCCGATTTCTATGGCCTGCCGCGCAACACCGGCACGCTGACGCTGGAGCGCGGCGAGTATCAGGTTCCGCAGGAACTGCCGTTCGGCGAAAGCACGCTGGTGCCGCTGGCCGCCGGCGAGACGCTGCCCTGGCGCGTGGCCGGCATCGGCGGCTAG
- a CDS encoding M20 aminoacylase family protein, whose translation MYARTPLESIRLFHDELTALRRDLHAHPELGFEEVRTSGIVAGSLEALGIEVHRGIGKTGVVGVIRGKRCDSGRMIGLRADMDALPMTEDNSFGHRSTKPGLMHGCGHDGHTAVLIGAARYLAQTRNFDGTAVLIFQPAEEGRGGAKAMMDDGLFDTFPCDAIYALHNWPGLRPGTIGINPGPMMAAADRFEIVIEGRGGHGAHPYQTIDPVTIAGQLITALQTIVSRNVNPLDSAVLSVGSLQAGHPGAMSVIPREARMVGTVRTFRKSVQEMVETRMRELATSIAAAFGATAQVNYERIYPATLNTPQHANLVADIATEMIGKENVVRDLTPSMGSEDFSFMLQARPGAYFRLGQGGADSGCLLHNSNFDFNDAVIPLGSAMFCALAERGMPLAA comes from the coding sequence ATGTATGCACGCACTCCCCTCGAGTCCATCCGGCTCTTTCACGACGAGCTGACCGCGCTGCGGCGCGACCTGCATGCGCATCCCGAACTCGGATTCGAAGAGGTGCGTACATCCGGCATCGTTGCGGGCTCCCTCGAGGCGCTTGGCATCGAGGTCCACCGGGGCATCGGCAAGACGGGGGTAGTGGGCGTCATACGCGGCAAGCGCTGCGACAGCGGCCGCATGATCGGCCTGCGCGCCGACATGGATGCGCTGCCCATGACCGAAGACAACAGCTTCGGCCACCGCTCCACCAAACCCGGCCTTATGCACGGCTGCGGGCATGACGGCCACACCGCCGTGCTAATCGGCGCCGCACGCTACCTGGCGCAGACGCGCAATTTCGACGGCACCGCCGTGCTGATCTTCCAGCCCGCCGAAGAAGGGCGGGGCGGCGCGAAGGCCATGATGGACGACGGCCTGTTCGATACCTTTCCGTGCGACGCGATCTATGCGCTGCACAACTGGCCGGGCCTGCGGCCCGGCACCATCGGCATCAATCCCGGTCCCATGATGGCGGCCGCCGACCGCTTCGAGATCGTCATCGAGGGCCGCGGCGGCCATGGCGCGCATCCATACCAGACTATCGATCCGGTCACGATCGCCGGACAATTGATCACGGCGCTGCAGACCATCGTGTCGCGCAACGTGAACCCGCTGGACTCCGCCGTGCTGTCGGTCGGTTCGCTGCAGGCGGGGCATCCGGGCGCGATGAGCGTCATCCCGCGCGAGGCGCGGATGGTGGGCACCGTTCGCACGTTCCGCAAGTCGGTGCAAGAGATGGTCGAGACGCGCATGCGCGAGTTGGCGACCTCCATCGCGGCGGCGTTCGGCGCCACGGCGCAGGTCAACTATGAGCGCATCTACCCGGCCACGCTGAATACGCCGCAGCACGCCAACCTGGTCGCGGACATCGCCACCGAGATGATCGGCAAAGAGAACGTGGTCCGCGACCTGACGCCGTCCATGGGCTCGGAAGACTTCTCCTTCATGCTGCAAGCGCGGCCCGGCGCCTACTTCCGCCTGGGCCAGGGCGGCGCCGATTCCGGCTGCCTGCTGCACAACTCCAATTTCGATTTCAACGACGCCGTGATTCCCCTGGGCAGCGCCATGTTCTGCGCCCTGGCCGAACGCGGCATGCCTCTGGCCGCCTGA
- a CDS encoding SWIB/MDM2 domain-containing protein, whose product MATTSKTATARKPNAAFMKPLTPSPELAAVIGGDAVPRTEVTKKIWDYIKQHNLQDASNKRNINADAKLRPIFGKDQVTMFELTKLVNAHLK is encoded by the coding sequence ATGGCCACCACCTCCAAAACCGCGACCGCACGCAAGCCGAATGCCGCGTTCATGAAGCCGCTGACCCCCAGCCCTGAATTGGCCGCGGTCATCGGTGGCGACGCCGTGCCGCGTACCGAGGTTACCAAGAAGATCTGGGATTACATCAAGCAACACAACCTGCAAGATGCCAGCAACAAGCGCAATATCAATGCCGACGCCAAGCTGCGCCCCATCTTCGGCAAGGACCAAGTCACGATGTTCGAGCTGACCAAGCTGGTCAACGCTCACCTGAAGTAA
- a CDS encoding DUF4870 family protein: protein MTDPQIPTATSPDLRTLTHVAYGLFAFSLLTAGVFGVAAVAAVVLIYVKRSDAAGTMYAAHFDWLLRTFWWSVLWIVISFITSVIYIGYIGFPIVFVWAVYRLIKGWLALLEGRTPNAYA from the coding sequence GTGACCGATCCCCAGATCCCTACGGCGACGTCGCCGGACCTGCGCACCCTGACGCACGTGGCCTATGGCCTCTTCGCGTTTTCGCTGCTGACGGCCGGCGTCTTCGGCGTGGCTGCGGTGGCCGCGGTGGTGCTTATCTACGTCAAACGTTCCGATGCGGCGGGCACCATGTACGCCGCGCACTTCGACTGGCTGCTGCGCACGTTCTGGTGGTCGGTGCTGTGGATCGTGATCAGCTTCATCACCTCGGTGATATACATCGGGTACATCGGCTTCCCCATCGTGTTCGTATGGGCCGTGTACCGTCTCATCAAGGGCTGGCTGGCCTTGCTCGAAGGCCGTACGCCCAACGCGTACGCGTGA
- a CDS encoding Lrp/AsnC family transcriptional regulator translates to MSEIELDRTDRKILSELQRDGRLTNQELAERVSLSPSPCLRRVRRLEEQGYIKRYVALVDAQRVGLGLLAYVTIRLNKHVAGSHAPMSEFARDVQLWPEVVECYAMSGDMDYLLRVQVADLAHFSRFAMDTLMQHPAVVDMRSFFALQQIKETTELRL, encoded by the coding sequence GTGTCGGAAATCGAACTTGACAGGACAGATCGCAAGATCCTGTCCGAATTGCAGCGCGACGGGCGCTTGACCAACCAGGAGCTGGCCGAGCGGGTGTCGCTGTCGCCCAGTCCCTGTCTGCGCAGAGTCCGGCGCCTCGAAGAGCAGGGCTATATAAAGCGCTACGTTGCCCTGGTCGATGCGCAACGTGTCGGCCTGGGGCTGCTGGCATACGTCACCATCCGCCTGAACAAGCATGTGGCGGGCAGCCATGCCCCCATGTCGGAATTCGCGCGCGACGTGCAGTTGTGGCCGGAGGTGGTCGAGTGCTATGCCATGTCCGGGGACATGGATTATCTGCTGCGGGTGCAGGTTGCCGACCTGGCGCACTTCTCGCGCTTTGCCATGGACACGCTGATGCAGCATCCGGCCGTGGTGGACATGCGTTCGTTCTTCGCCCTGCAGCAGATCAAGGAAACGACCGAGCTGCGCCTATAA
- the hppD gene encoding 4-hydroxyphenylpyruvate dioxygenase, producing MESAFQPWDNPMGTSGFEFIEYTAPDPVALRKVFELLGFKAIARHRHKDVTLYRQGGINFLINAEPDSFAQRFARLHGPSICAIGFRVDDAAKAYKRALELGAWGFDSHSGPMELNIPAIKGIGDSLIYLVDRWRGKHGQGGIGDISIYDVDFVPLDPANAQEDLNHAGAGLTLVDHLTHNVHKGRMAEWAEFYERLFNFREVRYFDIEGKVTGVKSKAMTSPCGNIRIPINEEGTEEKGQIQEYLDLYRGEGIQHIAMATDDIYGTIEALRSNGVVFLDTPDTYYELLDRRLPGHGEDVTRLQKNRILLDGAPDGGLLLQIFTENQIGPIFFEIIQRKGNDGFGEGNFKALFESIELDQMRRGVVKPVE from the coding sequence ATGGAAAGCGCGTTTCAGCCCTGGGACAACCCCATGGGAACCTCGGGCTTCGAGTTCATCGAGTACACCGCACCCGACCCGGTGGCATTGCGCAAGGTGTTCGAACTGCTGGGTTTCAAGGCTATCGCGCGCCATCGCCACAAGGACGTCACCCTGTATCGCCAGGGCGGCATCAACTTCCTGATCAACGCCGAACCCGATTCATTCGCGCAGCGCTTCGCGCGGCTGCACGGTCCCTCCATCTGTGCCATCGGCTTTCGCGTGGATGACGCGGCCAAGGCCTACAAGCGCGCGCTCGAGCTTGGCGCATGGGGCTTCGATTCGCACAGCGGCCCGATGGAGCTGAACATCCCGGCGATCAAGGGCATTGGCGACTCGCTGATCTATCTGGTGGACCGCTGGCGCGGCAAGCATGGCCAGGGCGGCATCGGCGACATCAGCATCTATGACGTGGACTTCGTGCCGCTCGATCCGGCGAACGCGCAGGAGGACCTGAACCATGCGGGCGCGGGCCTGACGCTGGTCGACCACCTGACCCACAACGTGCACAAGGGCCGCATGGCCGAGTGGGCCGAGTTCTACGAGCGCTTGTTCAATTTCCGCGAGGTGCGCTACTTCGACATCGAAGGCAAGGTCACCGGCGTGAAGTCCAAGGCCATGACCTCGCCGTGCGGCAACATCCGCATTCCCATCAACGAGGAAGGAACCGAAGAGAAAGGCCAGATCCAGGAGTACCTGGATTTGTACCGCGGCGAGGGCATCCAGCATATCGCGATGGCCACCGACGACATCTACGGCACCATCGAGGCCTTGCGCAGCAACGGCGTGGTGTTCCTGGATACGCCGGATACGTACTACGAACTGCTCGACCGCCGGCTGCCCGGACATGGCGAGGACGTGACGCGCCTGCAGAAGAACCGCATCCTGCTGGATGGCGCGCCGGACGGCGGCCTGCTGCTGCAGATCTTCACCGAGAACCAGATCGGCCCCATCTTCTTCGAGATCATCCAGCGCAAGGGCAACGACGGATTCGGCGAAGGCAACTTCAAGGCGCTGTTCGAGTCCATCGAACTGGACCAGATGCGCCGCGGCGTAGTGAAGCCGGTGGAGTGA